AAATAGGCTTTCCATTCGCCGTATCCATACCCTTGCGATGCGCCCAAATGAAAGTTCAATCGTCCGTTTCTTATGGCAGGAAAGTAGAATTTCACTCCGAGTGAAGCTCCTAATATCCCAACTCCTGCTTCTGCACCAAAATTTGGCGTCAGTAACCGTTCATAATAAACTCCAACATATGGATCGCTTGCCCCCAGGTTAAGGCTGACGATATTTTTCAAAGAGGTTTTTTCTTTGCTGTTCAGGGTTGCCACGTCTTCTCCGAACCTGTATCCAACCTTTAAACCAAACCACAGTGAAGGATTGGTGGAACTTTCAGAAAATGTAACCCCCTCAACACCGTTGGATGAAAGAATCCCTACATCTGCGCTGTATTGAAGATTGTTTTTCGCAAAATAAGTAGCGCCAACCGGTAAATAATACATTGGAAATCCGTCATAATTTATACTTGCAAAAAAGCCGGTATGAAAATTTAACCTGTCAATTCCCGGGTTTGTAAGGTAGTAATTAAATCCCGCCCCGGCGGATCTGATACCGGCGCCCATTTCGAATGAAAACCGATCGGTGAGCATTTGACCATAAGATATACCAATTGGCCATGCAGGGGCGCCTACAATGCCAAGCGAAATGCTGTTTGCTTTAATTTTGTTCGGGGAACCTGCTTCACTTTGCCCACTCAGTACCATGGGCAGGATCAGAAAAAAAAAGATGGTAATTTTGAGTAAAATGATTTTCATAAAATAATTGATTTTGAGGATTTTATATTCATGGTTTGATGAGCATGGGTAATCAAACATCTGATATCATTTTAAGTTCATAGTTTGTAGTTGTTATTGAGAATTTATCAAAATTGATTTTCAAATGATAAAGCGCTATCATTAATTAAATTGGGTGAAACCCTTCACCGGTCATCGCTCTGTAATATTTTACCTTTAGTAAAAATTGCACCGAGGGTGCAAAAAAGACATATTTGACCCTGACAGGGGGATTAAATTGAATAAAAAGTTCTTGGAAGGTAGGTCAACAGCCTGCAGGCATAGATTCCGCTTACTTCCCAGCCTAAGCGTACCGTTTAAGAAAGTTGATGATTACTACACTTTAAACCATAAATACTCGTAAGGTTTCAGGTGGAGCAGCTGGTTCTTTTCATCATAATTGGCCTGATTGCCGAACATATCAGTCCAGGTGATTTCGGGCTGGAATTTCAGGCGGCAGGATTGCGGTTGTTCCGACAGGTTGTGAACGATCAGGAGTTGCTCAGTTTGCAGTTTTCGTAAATAAACCATGACGGCCTCATTCACATTCCCTTCCTGGTTTTTTGCTTCAATCCATGTTAATGAACCGCGTCCAAAGGCTTTATAACGTCTGCGCAACTGGATCATCCGCGACAATCGCTTATGGACCTTTGCTGACAGAGAGTTGTTATCTTTCAGGTCTTTGGCCAGTTGTTTCCAGTCAATCCTCCCCCGAACCAGGAACCGTGTGTCGTCTTTCCCGGTTTCTTTGATTTTTTCCTTGTAATAATGTTCATCGTTCACTTTGCCAAATTCATCCCCATAATAAATGATAGGGGTGCCCGGAAGTGTGAGCATGACAGAGTAGGAGAGGGCGATTTTGTCGGGATTGCGCCCCATCAGTTCCGAAAGACGGGCTGAAATGCCTTCGCCCTCGCGGAAATTCCACTCAGTTTGCAGGCAATAATTGGAATGGATGTACGCACGATCTTCTTCCGAAACATAAACCAGCTCAAGACTCAGCTCGTCATGGCAGCGCAGAAAGGTAAACCATTGTGCAGTGTCGGGAATATCAGGGGTCACCTCTTTGCTCAGTGTTTTCATGATGGGTTCGCGGCTCTGCATGGCAATGGCCTTAAACATCTGTGGCATCAATGGGAAGTGGTAGCCGGCATGACATTCGTCGCCGGTTCCGAAATATTTAATCACCTCAACCGGTTTCTGGCAGGCCTCGGCAAGCAGCAGTGTGTGCGGTCTGACGTAATCAACTACTGCCCTGAAAAACTTAACTATAGCGTGGGTTTGCGGCAGGTTTTCGCAGTCGGTACCTTCTTCTTTCCAGAGGTATGGAATGGCATCCACACGGAAACCATCCACTCCATGACCAAGCCAGAAGAGCAAATTCTTCGACATCTCAATCAGAACCTGCGGATTACGATAGTTCAGGTCGGGTTGAAAACTGAAAAAGCGGTGGAAGAAGTTCCAGTGACCATCCGGCTCCCAGTTGCTTGTCTCCATCCCTTTAAAGATGATCCGGGCATCTTTGTATCGGTCTGTATCCTTGCTCCAGATGTAAAAATTACGGAATGGATTGTCCTCACTTTTCCGTGCTTCCACAAACCAGGGATGCTCTTCGGAGGTGTGGTTCATCGCGATGTCGAAGATCACCCGAATACCCATTTTATGTGCATCATCAATGAATTTTTTAAACACGCCATATTTTTCTTCATCACCGGCATTTGCAGGCAAACCCATCAATTCATCCCTCACTTTCGTGTAATTTCTGATGTCAAAACCGGCATCCCGCATCGGCGAATCAAGGATAGGCAACAACCAGAGGCAGTTTACACCGAGCTCCTTCAGGTAGTTCAGCTTATCCGTTAAACCTTTGAAATCATTGTTGAACAGATCAATATAAAGCGAGTACACGATGGCATCCTTGTACCATTCGGGCTGTTGTGCTTCGATGGTATGGGATTGCCTGAAAACTTCCAGGAAATCAATAAATTCAGTAAGTTGGCTTTCATTGGCTTCTCCATAGAGTTGAATCCAGAGTTGCCTGAGTTTTTCGATGGTTGGCATGTTGTGTTATTTTGAGTTGATGATTAATATTGAACCTGTAAAATCAACCTGGGATCGGTCCAGTTGAAGCGTATTGTAAGTTGATTATTTTCCATGTCAAACCAGGCCGCAGGGGGCGCTGATTCTTCAAAAGATTGAAAAGAGGCGGTTGGTTTTATGTTTTGATCGCCTGCCCGTATGTTTCCGGGTGATTTGTTGAATGAATGAATTACCAGCTCGATCGTTCTACCCGAAGGCATACCTTGATATTCCAGGTCGTTTTGACGGCTGAAAGTAAACAGGGTAAAATTATCGAAAAGCACCGCCTGCATTTTTAGTAATTCGTAAAGCCCCTTTTCATAGGCATTCATGGTTCTCCCATCATCTTCGTACATCACGAAGTCGGAGTTGAGGATTTCCGGATCGAAATAATAATGAACGATAAGGTTTTCGGACGAATATTCCTCCGTATTGCGGATGGGTTCAATCAAGGGAATAAAACTGCCGCCTCGGGCATAAACAGGGATGTTTTCGTAAGAAGTCGGCACTTCCATCCATTTTCCCCCGGTGTATTTTTCGTTGGTAAAAAAGTCGAACCAGTTGCCTTTGGGCATGTAGAAGCGTCTTGATGTTTGTCCTCTTTCAAAAATCGGGGCTACCAGCAAGTTTGGTCCCCAAAGATATGTGTCATCAATTTCACCAATTTCGGAGTTATCGGGTTCTTCAAAAAAGAGTGGACGGGTCAGGGGTGTGCCCAGAGTGCTGTTCAGCCATGCAAGGGTGTAATTATAGGGCAACATCCGGTAGCGCAGGTTGATGTACTCTTTCAGCACGGCTTGCGCTTTCTGACTGTAGAATACAGGTTCGACGGGAGCAGTGGTATCGCCGTGAGGGCGATAAATGGGATTAAACACACCGTACTGCATCCAGCGGAGGTAGAGTTCTTCGTCGGGTGTGCCTCTGGCAAATCCCCCCAGGTCGGAGTGCATGTAGGAAAATCCGCTCAGGGTCATTCCAAGGACGGCAGTCGGCTGCGCTTTAAATCCGTCCCAGTCGCGTGAAACATCGCCCGACCAGGGATAAACACTAAAACGCTGTGATCCGGCAAAACCCGCGCGGTTGAGGTTAAAAAGCCGGACGTCAGGGTATTCAGCTGCATAGAAATCCGACAACATTTTATGCCAGTAATGGCTGTAGATATTGTGCACATCTTCGGCGGTACCTGCAGTATGAACCATGTCCGTAGGATGTTTTTCAGGCTCGCCAAGATCGCCCCACCAGCCGGCCACCCCGATCTCGTTCTGGGCCTTGTATTTGCTCCAAAACCATTGCCGAGCCTCTGGGTTAAAAATATCGATCAATCCACCCAGGCCAAACCAAAAATCCTGGATCACAAATGGTTCACCTTTTTCATTTTTTGCCATCAACCCCTTTGCACTTGCGAGTTCCCAGTTCTTTGATTCCTGTAAAATAAAAGGCTCTGTGATCAGAATTGTTTTCACCCCTTTTTCCCTGAAGTCCTGAATCATCTTTTCGGGTTCCGGCCAGTTTTCCTTGTACCAGTCAAGATCGCCCATGTAAAAATGATCGTGAGTGCCCAAACCAAACCAGTAAAGATCAATCACAATGGCATCCAGTGAGTAGCCTGCAGCAATCATCTGATCGACGATCGCTTCTGTTTCAACCTGGGTTTTGTAGCCAAATTTGGATTGAATGTTTCCCAGCGCCCATCGAGGGGGCATAGGTTGATATCCTGTCAGCTGACCATACTGATTCAACAACGCATCGTAATCATTTCCGGCAATCACATAATAGGTCATCTTTCCACCGATCGAACTGAACTCCATTTCATTCTTTCTTGCGACATCAAGGTCAAGCCAGCCACGTGGTGCATTGTCGAACAGCAGACCATAACCGTTGGAGGAGATTACAAAAGGGACGGAAAAATTGAGGTTTGGAGCGTTCAGGTTGTAACCATAACGAGCCTGATTGTATAGCTCAAAACGCTGACCACGACGGTTTGACGGGGTTGTCCGGAATCCGGCGCCGTAAATCTTTTCTTCACTGTTAAGGGCAAACCGGAAACCCTCATCCTGTTTTCGTTTGAAGTAACCGGCAGATTCAGATAAAACCTCTTTTCCGTCTTTGAAAAAGGATAGTTGAAACGGAGCTTTTTTTACGATGACATCAAAATTACCTCTTGAAAAGATCACCTGGTCTTCTTCTTCTTTGAATGAAACGGATAGTCCGTCGGGTCGGAGTATCACGGCATGTGAGGTGTCAACCGGCTGCTTGCCCGAAGCCATAAACGTAACCGAAACGATGGACTCATTAATGAACTCCACAGATAATCTGCCCAACGTTGTCTGTATTAGCAGTTGATTCTCACTTACTACATGCGACTGGTACTTGTTTCGCTGCTCCTTAGTCCAACTGGAACAACCGGTAAATATTTTTAAAAAGAAAAAAGGGACTGTAAGGAATGAAACAAGAAGCAGGAATGGCCGGAGGTTTCTAATCATTTTACTTCGAATTAGGTGATGTATTTTTATGGAGCAAAAATAGGTTATTGTTTTAAGTTTACAATTTTCCGGAAATCTAATGTCCAACTATTATTTTGCTGTGCTGAGGATTGTTTTTGTTGTTTCTGAGCCAATATCTCCTGGTGATACTCTGTGATTCTTTGGGTAACTTTGTGTTATAGCTATTGCACAGAGAACCACCAAGAAGACACGATCCCGTGCGTACGGGACACAAAGAAAATGATGAATATTAGGAACGATAATGAATTATCAAAAACGATGATCGGATGTGTCATTGAAGCACATCAAATAATATTTAGTCAATCTGAGGGAGTTTTGGAAAGGATTTGAAAATAAGTTCAATCTTTGCAACGATGAATCCAAAGATGTTTGAAATGAAAAGTGGGTCAACGGTTCTGTTGCCAATTGCTTACCTTCCACCATTACAGTGGTTTGTTTTTTTATTCACTGCTAATAAAGTGCTGATTGAACAGCATGAAACCTATCCCAAACAGACCTATCGTAACCGTTGTGTGATTGCAACTTCCAATGGGAAGCTTTCGCTGACCATACCTGTGATCAAAATTAATGGGAACCATACTAAAACCAGGGAGATTGCTATTTCCTATCAACAAAACTGGCAAAAGTTGCACTGGAGGGCTTTGGTGGCGGCCTATGCCAATTCGCCTTTTTTTCTCTATTATCAGGATGACCTGGAGCCGTTTTACACAAAAAGATTTGAAAACCTGATGAAGTTTAATCTTGAATTGATGAAGAAAATAATGGAACTTGTGGGCATTGAACCGGAGTTTGAATTAACCACCACATTTGAACTCAATCCTTCAGGAATACTGGATTTACGCGATGAAATTACACCTAAAAAGCCCTTCATGCTGTTTTCGCTTCCTGATTATTACCAGGTTTTTCAGGAAAAACAAGGGTTCATAAAAGGGTTAAGCATCATTGACCTGTTGTTTAACATGGGTCCGGAAACTGTGGATGTCCTCAAACAATGTGCAGAGGATGTTGATCGATCCTTTAAATAATGCCAGCAGATTGTTAAACCGGGTGAACGATCTCATTTTATCGTTCTTACCCATTGCGCATCGTGGAGGATGTAAAACAGGTTTTTATTCACATCTACATTCAATTCCAACCGACCTTTTACCTCGATGAAATCATCGGTTCGGAGGCTGCTGAATCGCTTTTCTTCGCCATCCGCAGCATACATGACCACGACAGACTCAATGCCTGCTCCGGTGCAAAAGAAACACATGGCCATCGGGTAATAGGAAACCACGAAACTGCTCCCGGTGATATTGGCCGGAAGATAAAACCCGACCAGGTTGACTTCAGTATTGTTAAGTGCTTGTAATTGAGTGCCAAAATTTGGCTTTGGAATAAAACCCTCACTCTTGAATGAGTATTTGTAGCGCACCGTTACATCATCAAGTAGTAAATTCCATAACCCGTCGTCGGGAGGGAATTGAGCTTTTATCTCAGCCGATGAAGATAAAATTAAAAAGGCAATGATCCATTGCAGCCACCGTGCTCTCATGATTTGCTGAGTGTATTGTGAATGTTCGTTTTGTAAGCGATGACGGCCGGGATGATGGCAGCGCTTATTCCTACGAAAATGGTGTAAACCAGTAAAAGTGATTCATTAGCCGTTACAACAGGAATGTGTTCAACTGAAAAACCACCAAATGAAGGCAGTAACATCCACACAAACCTGGAAAGGAATAGTCCGGCTATCCATCCGGAAACAGACAGGAAAAATCCCTGTGAAAGGAGCATGAGAAATACTTTATACCTCGGGGTTCCGAATACCCTGATCAGAGCGATTTCGTAGGAGTTTTTGCCGAGTATGTTGAGCAGGTGGATAAAAATATTCATTCCCGAAATGAAAATGATTACCCATGCCAAAAGCCTCAGTGTTTCAATGCCAATACCCAGCAGTCCAAGCAGCCGGTTGATTTCGAAAGCGGGCACTGCAGCCTGGAGGTTCGTGGTTTCGTTGATGAGTCGTGGTAATGTGACATTGGCCACCGGACTGTTGAAAAAAACCAGCAGTGCGGTGATTTCTTCTGAAGGGTGATCATCCCTTTCAGCCAACAGATTTTTATATTCGCTGAAAATCAGCATCTCCTCCCGCGAAAGTTCTTCATCGGCTTCAATTTTAGCCATGATCTCTTCCAATACCGGATTGGCTTCGGGGATGGTATGTTCTTCATCGTCATGATCACATTCTGCATGGTCGTGAGGATCAGGAACACTTTCCTCATCATCATGCCCGTATGTCTTACCACCATGTACTTCCCAAACACTTTCGACAGGTGTGAGGATCAATTTGTCGATCACGGTATTTGATCGTTTTAGCGTGCCAACGACCTGATATTCAAAATAGTCATGTGAATGGCCATGTTCCATGAATCCATGAACTCCACTGAAACGGTCTCCGGTTTTCAGCCCGCACTTCCTGGCTGCTTCCCATCCGATGATTACTTCAGCCGATTTTTCAAACCAGTTACCTTCCAAAAGTTCTGCCTGGTAAAGCGCCGGATAATCACCTGTAGTACCCACGATTCTGAACCCTTTATAGCTGTCACCCAGGGCAATGGGAATGGTTTTTTCGATCATCGGATTTTTGCTGATCCTGTTGGCCTCGGATAATGGAATGTTCCCGGTTGGAACATCAACATGAAATACAGTGGAGAGAATGAGTTGCAGCGGACTTCCTTTGGCGCCTGCCACAAGGTCGATGCCGGCAAGATTCCGGTTAAACTGCCCCTTAAGACTTTGCTGCAAGTTGATCAGCAGCGAAATGATGGATACACCGATAGCAAACAGCAGAATACTAAGTACGGTACTCGCCGGTTTTGAAAACAGTTTAGCCAAACCTATCCTGAAAATATCCATATGTCCTTTACAGCTTGTAAATGTTTTTGAAATGCCCTTTCAACCTGGCGTCGTGCGTGGCTATGACCAGCGTGATCCGGTATCTTTCTGCATTTTGCCTGATCAGGTTAAGAAAAGTAACGCAATTCTGGTCATCAAGACTTGAGGTGGGTTCGTCGGCAAGCAGCAATTTTGGCTTGTTTACCAGCGCCCTTGCCACCGAAAACCGTTGTAGTTCACCCTGGCTCAGGTCGGCAGGCTTCTTATGCCGGAGATTGGCTATTCCAAGCGATTCCATCATTTCGCTTATATGTTCCCGGTCAGGAGTAAAACCCGGAAGCGTCTGCACCGACAACAGGTTTTGTTGCATGTTGATATCACCGATGAAATAGTGCTTTTGAAAGATTAACCCGATATTCTGCCCACGAAATTTATCCACCTCTGCTGGTTTGAGACCATTCAGCATTGTGTTGTTGATGAGTATTTTTCCGGAATCAGGTACCAAAAGTCCTGCCAGCAGGTGAAGCAAGGTGGTTTTTCCGCAGCCCGAATTACCCGAAATCAGCCAGTGCTCTCCTTTCATGGCCTCCCAATCGGGAAAATTGAACCTGGCATTTTTTGTATAACTGAACCTTAGATTTTCAATTTTCAACATAGGAAAAACATACGCTAAATGGCACTTCTAATTAATTTATTAACCTGGAGTATAATTTTGGCACCCGACAACTATGACAACCCGGCAACCCTGACAACCCTTGCACTTATTGTCCTTCCCTCAGTATCCTGTCGTAGTCAGCAGATTTTGAAGGGTCAATTTCTTTAAGGATGTTTACAGCCTTGGTCCTGTCCATACCAGCTGCCTGGGAAAAGATGTTAATGAATTCATCACGCTTGGCATCGAGCACCAACTGCATAATGAACAGGTTGGGTTTTTCGCGATGGGCACGCTGGAGTGTTTCGAGCGAGGTGATTACACCCTGTCTTCCCCTTTCCATATTGTCCTGCATAATATCGAGGCCGAGACGGTGATATTGATACCAAAACCTGCGGACATTGGCATAGGCTGAATTGTTGAGGTTTTCGGCCAGCCAGTAGCGGTTTCTTGTACTTTCGAAAGATTTCCAGCCTGGCTCGCGGGCGCCCTGTGCGCTGCTTACAATCTGTTGGGCTTTTTCAAAATATGGACTTCCACCCATCATTTGATAAGAGTCGAAGTCAAGTCCAAGAAAAATGTAAATATAATACGCGATGGTGGAAGTCAGGTTGGAAGTAAAGGTGTTTTCGGTGTATTCAAGCGATTGACCTTCCTGCCACTGGAAGTCAAAGGTGTTGTCCAGGTAGTTGAACATTGTTGTGTTGTATGAAGTGCCAAACACAGGTCGCTTCAATACCAGGTTGATCCTGCCTTTGAACTCATCCGAACTGATTTCTTCGGTTATCGTGATGGCCATTGTACATTCGATCCGCTCGTTGCGTGTCATCGAATAATTGGTCCATCTGCGCTCATTTACAAGCTCATAGAGCCCCTGCCTTAATTCCTGGAATTTTTCACGGTTGGTTTGCTGAAGATTTGGCGCCGATACCTGCACCGAACAGAAGAACTCCTGGGCGGATAAGCCGGCTGAAAGTATCAGCGTCAACAATAGAGTGAGGATCGAAACCTGTTTTGCGGGATGATTCATAATCGACTAAACTATAACTTTTGAGAGCATTTCAACAACCTTGTCAAGTATATCGGAGGCTACTCCGGCTTTTGGTTTCAAGGGAAAATCTATTTGATTACCGCTTCGGTCGAGCATCGTGATTTTGTTTGTGACCACGCCAAATCCGGCTCCTTTTTCCTTTAAAGAATTCAAAACGATCAGGTCAAGATGTTTAGTATTGAGTTTTTTCCGCGCGTTCTCCAACTCGTTGTCCGTTTCGAGTGCAAATCCAACTAACAGTTGATCATTTCTCTTTATTTTTCCCAGGAATGCCAGAATATCCTGCGTTGGTACAAGATCAATCACCTGGTTTTCGCCTGATTTTTTAATTTTTTTATCTGCAGGTTTGGCTGGAGTAAAATCTGCAACAGCAGCAGACATAATTGTAATATCTGAATCGGTAAATGCTGCAGTGGTTTTTTCAAGCATTTCACCTGCAGTTGTTACATCAACTCGTTTAATGGAAGGATGATCACATTGCAGATGGGTCGGTCCGGTGACCAAAGTTACCTCGGCTCCCCTGGCGGCTGCATCATGCGCTAACGAAAATCCCATCAGGCCTGATGAGTGGTTGCCAATAAACCGCACGGGGTCGATGGGTTCGTAGGTTGGCCCTGCTGTAACCAGCACTTTTTTGTTCAGGAGCTGACTACCGGTCAAAAAAAAAGCAGTGATGGCTTTGAGGATGTTTTCGGGTTCTTCCATTCTTCCGGCGCCGCAAAGTCCGCTGGCCAGCTCCCCCACCTGTGGCTCGATGAGTTGATGACCGAAGGTTTTCAACTGCTCAATATTCCTCTGTGTAGTGGGGTGTTTATACATATCGAGGTCCATAGCCGGAGCGAAAAATACCGGACATTTGGCTGAAAGGTAGGTTGTGACCAGCAGGTTGTCAGCCATTCCTGCAGCCATTTTGCTCAATGTGGCTGCAGATGCCGGTGCAATCAGCATCAGATCAGCCCATCCGCCCATCTCGACATGATTGTTCCATGTGCCATCATCAGGGTTGAAAGGGTAGGTGAGGGCAGGGCGTTTAGACAATGTGGAAATAGTGAGAGGAGTCACAAAATCACGGGCATTTTCGGTGAGTATCACCTGAACTTCTGCCCCTTCTTTTACCAATAAACGGATGAGATAAGGGATTTTGTAAGCAGCAATGCTACCCGTAACGCCAATCAGTATTTTCTTGCCTTTGAGCATCGTTAATCGACCACTTTGTCCGTTTTTACTTCCAGTTCTTTTGAAGGATTCCGGTGATAGATCTGGTCGTCGAGAAATTCCTGTATGGCGATCAGGGTTGCTTTTGGTAATTTTTCGTAAAACTTCGAAATTTCAATCTGCTCCCTGTTTTCGAACACCTCTTCAAGATTGGTGTTGGTGGTGGCAAATTCGTCAATTTTCTTTTTCAGTTCATCGCGCATCTCCAATGAGATTTGGTTTGAGCGCTTTGAAAGGATGGCTAAGGTTTCGTATATATTGCCCGTATCCTTGTTGAAGTCTTTCATTCTGCGCGTAATTGCTGTAGGCTCGGTCTTGACTCTTTTGTAATCCATACTTACGATTTATTATTAATGGTTAAATTTCAGCATTTTCGTATTTTGACAACTCCGTGCTAACACGGTTATTGATCTTGTTAATCTCACTTAAATAGCGGCTTTCAGGGTAAACCGCGATGAAATCATAATAAGCTTTCCTGGCATCTTCAAATCTTTCCTGTCGTTTTTCGACGATACTCATCGAAGCGAAATTATAGGCAGCCAGGATGATCTTATACATGACTTCCTCTTTAAAATCGGTGTCAGGATAGTCTTTCATCAAATTCCTGTAAGAAACTATTGCTGCCTGGTAGTCTTCAATCTTGAAGTACAGGTTGGCAATGTTATAATCTTTCAATTGCAATTTCATTCTCAATTCATCAATCAGTTTCGTAGCCTCTTTGGCCTTTTCTCCATACGGAAACCTGTTGATAAAGACCTGAAATTCGTTGATAGCTTCTTTTGTAACTGTCTGATCCAGCGTAGAACGCGGGCTGTCTAAATACTTGCAGTAAGCCGACTGAAAAGCAGCTTCTTCGGTTTTTTCGCTTCGCGGGAATGTTGCCGTGAAACGATTAAAGTAATAACTTGCCATGATATAGTCGCGCTCGTAATAATAAGCGTAGGCATACCTGAAAAGCAATTCCTCTGACTGAGTAGTGCCTCTGTAAACCGGGATCAGTTGATCGAACACCTGCAAAGCCCTGTAGTAATCACCTTTATCATAATATGCCATTGCCTGCTGATATTTCAGCTCGTTATCGGTGCTTTTGAGCAGTTTCTGATGCTTACTGCACGAGAACAACACGGTGGAAATAAGCAGAATGGCGATAAAATGAGCTTTTTTAAACATGGGCGCAAAAGTAATATTTTTCCGGAATTGGATAACGCACTCGCCGGTAATTTATTTGGAATCAATGGCATTTTCCTTTTGCTTCCTCGCCCTGATATCCCACCCATTTACTCACTGAGTGAACCCCGGAAATTAGGGGTAGCAAAAAAACACCCTCAATTTGATTTTCAACAAATGGAGTTTTCTTGCTGACGCTAATTACCGATGGCAAGTAAACCCAATCATCCGACACTGCAGGGAGTTCCTCAACATCCCTTAAAACAACAATTGCCACGAAAATATCTTTCCTCAGAAAAAGGACTTTTTCCTACCCACTTTTTAATCTGTACCCTGAAATAATTGTAGTTTTGCCGTCAAAATTTAAAACAATTTCAAATGGATATTTTCAACAAGTTTTCCAACATGGGTCCTTTGGGCAAATTCAACCGCGAGAGTTTTGGCTATTTTATGTTTCCGAGACTTGAAGGTGAAATTGCCTCTCACATGCAGTTTATGGGTAAAAGACGGCTTGTATGGTCGTTGAATAATTACCTGGGGCTGGCCAATCATCCGGAAGTACGCGAAGCCGACGCCAGGGCTGCTGCACAATGGGGACTGGCCTACCCGATGGGCGCCCGCATGATGTCGGGGCATTCAATCTATCACGAACAGCTGGAGCGCGAGTTGGCCGCCTTCGAAAAAAAAGAAGATGCTTATCTGCTCAACTACGGTTACCAGGGGATGGTTTCGATTATCGAGAGCCTTGTGAACAGGCACGATGTGATAGTTTACGACTCTGAAGCACACGCCTGTATCATTGACGGCTGCCGGTTGCATTTCGGGAAACGGTTTGTTTACCCGCACAACAACATGCAGAATTTTGAAAAAGAACTCGATAGGGCGCATAAGCTGGCAAGCCAGACAGGTGGTGGAATCCTTGTAATCACCGAAGGCGTTTACGGCATGTCGGGCGATTTGGGAAAACTGCGCGACATTGTCGCCTTGAAAAAGAAATACCCGTTCCGTCTGCTGGTTGATGATGCCCATGGCTTTGGCACAATGGGACCTACCGGCGCCGGAACACCGGAACATCTTGGCGTGATGGATGAAGTGGACCTGTACTTTGGAACATTTGCCAAATCGATGGCCGGTATCGGTGGTTTTATTGCCGGTGATAAAGTCGCCATCGAGTTTTTAAGATATAACCTCCGTTCCCAGGTATTTGCCAAATCACTCCCAATGCCAATGGTTTTTGGCGCCCTCAAGCGTCTTGACCTGATCAGAAAGCATCCTGAGTTGCGCGAAAATCTCTGGAAAATTGTCAATGCCCTGCAATCAGGGCTCAAGGCAAAAGGATTCAACACAGGAGGAACTGAATCGCCAGTGACCCCGGTTATCCTGCAGGGAGACATTCCGGAGGCTACCCAAATCACTTACGACCTTCGTGAAAACTACAATATCTTCTGCTCCATCGTCACTTACCCGGTTGTTCCTAAAGGTGTGATTTTGCTGCGCCTTATCCCGACGGCAGTTCATACTTTGGAGGATGTGGAATACACGATCGAAGCCTTCTCGAAAGTAAAGCAAAAACTCGACGCCGGCGAATATCCAAAAGACAAGATGATAGATGCCGCAACGTTCATGAAAGCGCCTGTGGCTTAGGTTAAGGCTCTG
The DNA window shown above is from Bacteroidales bacterium and carries:
- a CDS encoding DUF5110 domain-containing protein — translated: MIRNLRPFLLLVSFLTVPFFFLKIFTGCSSWTKEQRNKYQSHVVSENQLLIQTTLGRLSVEFINESIVSVTFMASGKQPVDTSHAVILRPDGLSVSFKEEEDQVIFSRGNFDVIVKKAPFQLSFFKDGKEVLSESAGYFKRKQDEGFRFALNSEEKIYGAGFRTTPSNRRGQRFELYNQARYGYNLNAPNLNFSVPFVISSNGYGLLFDNAPRGWLDLDVARKNEMEFSSIGGKMTYYVIAGNDYDALLNQYGQLTGYQPMPPRWALGNIQSKFGYKTQVETEAIVDQMIAAGYSLDAIVIDLYWFGLGTHDHFYMGDLDWYKENWPEPEKMIQDFREKGVKTILITEPFILQESKNWELASAKGLMAKNEKGEPFVIQDFWFGLGGLIDIFNPEARQWFWSKYKAQNEIGVAGWWGDLGEPEKHPTDMVHTAGTAEDVHNIYSHYWHKMLSDFYAAEYPDVRLFNLNRAGFAGSQRFSVYPWSGDVSRDWDGFKAQPTAVLGMTLSGFSYMHSDLGGFARGTPDEELYLRWMQYGVFNPIYRPHGDTTAPVEPVFYSQKAQAVLKEYINLRYRMLPYNYTLAWLNSTLGTPLTRPLFFEEPDNSEIGEIDDTYLWGPNLLVAPIFERGQTSRRFYMPKGNWFDFFTNEKYTGGKWMEVPTSYENIPVYARGGSFIPLIEPIRNTEEYSSENLIVHYYFDPEILNSDFVMYEDDGRTMNAYEKGLYELLKMQAVLFDNFTLFTFSRQNDLEYQGMPSGRTIELVIHSFNKSPGNIRAGDQNIKPTASFQSFEESAPPAAWFDMENNQLTIRFNWTDPRLILQVQY
- a CDS encoding alpha-glucosidase C-terminal domain-containing protein, which gives rise to MPTIEKLRQLWIQLYGEANESQLTEFIDFLEVFRQSHTIEAQQPEWYKDAIVYSLYIDLFNNDFKGLTDKLNYLKELGVNCLWLLPILDSPMRDAGFDIRNYTKVRDELMGLPANAGDEEKYGVFKKFIDDAHKMGIRVIFDIAMNHTSEEHPWFVEARKSEDNPFRNFYIWSKDTDRYKDARIIFKGMETSNWEPDGHWNFFHRFFSFQPDLNYRNPQVLIEMSKNLLFWLGHGVDGFRVDAIPYLWKEEGTDCENLPQTHAIVKFFRAVVDYVRPHTLLLAEACQKPVEVIKYFGTGDECHAGYHFPLMPQMFKAIAMQSREPIMKTLSKEVTPDIPDTAQWFTFLRCHDELSLELVYVSEEDRAYIHSNYCLQTEWNFREGEGISARLSELMGRNPDKIALSYSVMLTLPGTPIIYYGDEFGKVNDEHYYKEKIKETGKDDTRFLVRGRIDWKQLAKDLKDNNSLSAKVHKRLSRMIQLRRRYKAFGRGSLTWIEAKNQEGNVNEAVMVYLRKLQTEQLLIVHNLSEQPQSCRLKFQPEITWTDMFGNQANYDEKNQLLHLKPYEYLWFKV
- a CDS encoding DUF3299 domain-containing protein, yielding MRARWLQWIIAFLILSSSAEIKAQFPPDDGLWNLLLDDVTVRYKYSFKSEGFIPKPNFGTQLQALNNTEVNLVGFYLPANITGSSFVVSYYPMAMCFFCTGAGIESVVVMYAADGEEKRFSSLRTDDFIEVKGRLELNVDVNKNLFYILHDAQWVRTIK
- a CDS encoding WbqC family protein; the protein is MKSGSTVLLPIAYLPPLQWFVFLFTANKVLIEQHETYPKQTYRNRCVIATSNGKLSLTIPVIKINGNHTKTREIAISYQQNWQKLHWRALVAAYANSPFFLYYQDDLEPFYTKRFENLMKFNLELMKKIMELVGIEPEFELTTTFELNPSGILDLRDEITPKKPFMLFSLPDYYQVFQEKQGFIKGLSIIDLLFNMGPETVDVLKQCAEDVDRSFK